One Mailhella massiliensis DNA segment encodes these proteins:
- a CDS encoding CoA-binding protein: protein MLFDDLRDLLGRARNIAIVGAKDRPGSPVDHVGRYLLNAGFNIMPVHPVRRQAWGIPTVRNITELPSRGFQPDIICLFRAPQYCAEHARETLSLPRLPLIFWMQEGIRSPEAGKLMAGAGVKVVEDRCLQTVHTALFDESSSVFACRMCGKCCEGRGGIVVGPRDLPRLCAHFNLPAEEVLARYTENLGGKPTLKCGEDGFCLFFRAGKGCSIHPARPAVCRAWPFFRGNLVDEVSFAMAGEDCPGIVRQTSHAEFAREGYRYLKEYKLLADDIQHEGRALVVKEEELPPLNRG, encoded by the coding sequence ATGCTGTTCGACGATCTGCGCGACCTGCTCGGCCGCGCGAGGAATATCGCCATCGTAGGCGCCAAGGACAGGCCCGGTTCCCCAGTGGACCATGTGGGTCGTTATCTCCTCAATGCCGGTTTCAACATCATGCCCGTGCATCCCGTGCGCAGGCAGGCGTGGGGCATTCCCACGGTACGCAACATCACGGAACTTCCCTCCCGCGGTTTTCAGCCCGACATCATCTGTCTTTTCCGTGCGCCGCAGTACTGCGCCGAACATGCGCGCGAAACCCTTTCCCTGCCCAGACTTCCGCTCATCTTCTGGATGCAGGAGGGCATACGCAGCCCCGAGGCCGGGAAGCTCATGGCCGGGGCCGGAGTGAAGGTGGTGGAGGACCGCTGCCTTCAGACCGTGCACACCGCGCTTTTCGATGAATCCTCTTCCGTCTTTGCCTGCCGCATGTGCGGCAAATGCTGCGAAGGCCGCGGCGGCATCGTGGTCGGCCCCCGCGACCTGCCGCGTCTCTGCGCCCATTTCAACCTTCCCGCGGAAGAGGTGCTCGCGCGTTATACCGAGAATCTGGGCGGCAAGCCCACGCTCAAATGCGGGGAGGACGGTTTCTGTCTTTTCTTCCGTGCGGGCAAGGGCTGTTCCATCCATCCCGCGCGTCCTGCCGTGTGCCGTGCATGGCCCTTTTTCCGCGGCAATCTCGTGGACGAGGTGAGTTTCGCCATGGCCGGAGAGGACTGTCCGGGCATAGTACGGCAGACGTCTCATGCCGAATTCGCCCGCGAAGGCTACCGTTATCTGAAGGAGTACAAGCTCCTTGCGGACGACATCCAGCATGAGGGACGCGCCCTTGTGGTGAAGGAAGAGGAGCTTCCGCCTCTGAACAGGGGCTGA